GTCCGCTATTGAGGtgaccctgaaaaaaaaaaaaaaaaaaaaggtttgtacAAAGTTCACAGGTTGAAGCTGGTCTGTAAACCCTTATTTGCATTTATCAAATCACACGTGGCACAGGCATACCTTTTGGCTCCACCTGCATCAGGTGAGACGATGGTGCAGTTTTTCCATTCAGGGATGTTCTCTTTAATCCATTTCAGCACAGCTGGCTCTGCATACAAGTTATCAACGGGGATGTCAAAGAATCCCTGGACAAAGATAAAAATATGTCAGATGTCTGCCTTTGTTGACATATATGCAAacatttggtaaaaaaaaacaaacaagaaaacccATCAGATTCCTAATGAAGCAGAATTTACAATTACACAAACCTTATGGTCACCAGTCTGAAAGACTACCaggaaggaaaaaaggaaaggaaaaaaaaaaaaaaaaaagaggccccAAAATAACAATTTCTAAAGAAATATTtgcaaaaatatttgaaaatggGAGCCTTTCTGTGGCACGGTTTCAAACCCAGATAAAAAAACCACATGTTATGTAATATTCACCCATTCTATATGGATCAGATTTATTTCTAATATAcagttttaaatgtgtttaaaatagCAGATAAGGCCGGTCTAAGCATCTCTCTAATGTATAAAATATCTTTATATATCTatgtataaaaaacaaaaaatagctAAAAATGGGTTTACAAAGTCCCAATAAAAAGACTAAATCAAAGACCAATTAACTGCAGGGGCATGAACGAAATAAACTTCAGTTTATGTCTGCTCTCATACAACTCACTTGTATTTGCGAGGCATGCAAATCCATCGTGATGATGTGGTCTGCGCCTGAAACTGACAACATGTTGGCCACCAACTTGGCAGAGATAGGCGCGCGGCTCTGCAATGAAAATAGATCTCCTCAGCCACATGGAATAAGAAAACTGGCAAGCATGGCTCACTTCTAAAAATAACACTTAACTGAGAGTTTAGCATTTGTGTTCAACCCCACCAGCCAAATGTTACAAACATTCTTTTATTCAGACCTAAATTTTCAGAATATACGCTCATTATAGGCAAAACGCATACAAATAACCAAGTCATCACAAAAATCCTAGACACCAGCTCATCTTGCACCACAACACCGTATATAGAGTTCCTGTTTTTGCAGACATGAGTGCGGAACATTCAGTTCATGCAATATGTTGAAATGGGAGGAAATGCCAACACAAGAAATAAATGAAATCTGAGCTTCGGGATAGTTTAGCAAAACACACATATCGGGGGACTGGCGAACAAGCAAAAAGATAAAGGGGAAAATTCCTTGTTGACTGATTACGGATGGGCAAGGCTGCAGGCTTCCTGTCATGATGCTGGATGGCAAATGACATGACAGAAGTAAATAGACAGATATCCCTCACCCCCACCTTGTCCTTCTTGTCTTGACGGGCATATGGGAAGCAGGGGATGACAGCTGTGACCCTGGAGGCTGAGGCAATCTTGCAGGCATTAATCAtgatcagcagctccatcaAATTGTCATTGATCTCCCCACAGCCACTCTGCACAATGTAGACATCTTCTCCACGTACGCTCTCCCCTATCTCCACACTACCAGAGAAGAGACGTGACAAGACAAACAGCACTTAGAGCCACCGAGCTAACACACCCAGAGAAGCTTGAGATAGATGAGACAAGAGTAAACATTAGCTTGTGTGCACATGTGATTTCACCTGATCAAGGGTTTAACTTGGGGCTAAAGGAGATGCGTGTCGAGTCAGAAAGTTTGACATTGTCATTTTAGCTTAAGACTGCTAAGATTGTTTTGTTTCGAGTTAGCAGACAGGTTACTCATTCAAGTTAGCATTAGTTCTAAACCATTCGTGGACTACAAGTTCCCGACAACACTGCGCGGCAATTTGACCGTGACACCACGTTTCCCATTTATAGCATACATGTCGCTAGGTTACAACATTTCACTTCTACGCACAATTTCTTTGTTGagaacacaacagcaaaaaccTCACCATGTTTCTTGGTTGCTAAATTTTTTGGTAACAACCTTCCCCAATTCGAGACCCAGGCGGTCCGCTATTTTCTGAGAAAGATCCGGATGTGAGCTACCGCTAAATATCTTGATATTCGGCATTTTGTTGTGGTCCAGGGCGTCGTCCAGTCCAAGCGAACTGCGCCAGCGATCAAATATCAAGTCAGACGTACCGAAGCGTCCGAGACAACTGGAATTAGATCAACAGTTGTTGAGCTACTCTTACCGAGCTTGATAGCCTTTCCTACCTATCTTCCATTATGTCCCACACATCACGCGTACGACTCATCCTCCCAGGGCGGCGCGCACGCTTCAAGTTGTCGTTTGCCGTGATGGCGTCATTCCCACCAGAGAACGTCTGGTGACGCATAGAACGCCGACCTGGTGGGCCACGCACATTTTATGAGCACAGTGGATGCGAAAACGTAGTTAATACGTGGCAAGTTCGACGAGTATTAATAGCCTGCTAGTAGGAAACGGCACATCCCTCTTGTGTTATTATAAAGGCTAAACATAAATTTCCCATTTTGTTAAAGACTGGCACGTACTTGACATTTCCTTCAGCCCCTCGTAGACATTCTGGCGACCTTTTGGTGACCAATTTCTTCATCAAACGGCTGCCTCTAAGTGAAGAAATTTGAAAAAGAGTACACTTAGTTCAACAATACAAATGTTTTCACTACAGTTTCATAATAGGAATTGCATAGGTAAAAATAAATAGTGTAATGAAGAttagtttttaaatgttaagGGTTACACAGCTGAGCATTGTTAATGAGTATTAACTCCTGAAACAGGCATTTAAAGTATTAAGCCTATGTTTGACTGTTCAGCATGCATAGTTTTTATATGCAGATGAGTAGCACGTCCATTCAAATAAATGGAGCCAGTCTACATGCAGAGACAGCTCCTTGTAAGTTATCTGAACATGCTGACGGTCTCAAGTTTATCACTTTGCTGAACCGTATTGTCCATATAGATAtaccaaaaaaaatatattgctGCATGGCAAAAAGATGCAAAGCAATAGAATGAATCCTGTTATACACATATAAGCTTTCTTCCCAACAGAATACATGCAAAAAGTGACAACTTTGTCATTTTCAATAATGACTTTCAGTATTCCGGTTTCTTCAAGTATCTGTAACTATGTCTGTAAATGTAATTCATTCGGTTATTTGATTGTGTAATTCTGTTGCATTTAATGTAACTACATACAACACCAGGAGAGGACAGGGGGCAAGTATTTGTTCCTGGTTAGCTCATTCTCAGGACAAAGCATTCATCTTTTGGAGTCTTTTTttgtccatttattttttaaagatgCATTTTCAAAATGAGCAATTCCTGTCTAGCTTCTCTTCAGTACAGCAATCAACTCATGAGGCCATTGACTTTAGACTGACATAGATAGACTCTGTTACTTCAGGAGCCAGAGGATGCACAGACCACGGATTTGTAAATTAATGTTAATAAATGATGATCCAGTAAAGTTTGGACGCGCCTATTTGATGGAGTCTGATTTATATAGCCTgccccaaaaagaaaaagaaaattcacATACTTTTGTATTTTCTTGGATCACATTTAGCTTTAATTGTAGCAAATATGGCGTTGTTTCAAATAGCTTATGCAATGTCACAACAGTCCTTTCTAAAAGAGTTGCTTTAATCTTTTGCCAAGATGACATGAGAGACTGCTTGCTGCCAAAAGTCTTTTCCAGCAAATTGCAAAGATTCTCATTGGGATTTATGTTTGGGTTCTGTGGTTGCCAATCTATATGGGAACATTATTTTCTTTGCTCCCTGTGCTACTCTTTCACAGTTTGAGCTCAATGAATCCTGGGATTGTCATTATGGAACATGCCTTTGccatcagggaagaaaaaaaaaactcttgatGGAAAAATCTGGTCATTCAGTGTATTCAGGTAGTCAGGTGACTTCTTTAGACCTGACAAAATGAAGCATATCCATTAGCTTAATTGAATCCAGTtggtaatttatttatttttttggcaaGGCAATGTGTATATGAAGTAGAGTGATATTGCATATACTACTATATAGAGAGCAACGGAAACATTTTGCTCGcaatttcaataaaaaacaaaagtgggctgtttgaaaagaaaatatggGAAAATGACACACGTCACTGCTTTTCCTACCACTGACTACCTCACTGCCGTCCCCACCACTGGCTCTTTGATGGATTTGCCTTGAACACTATTTTTTCATATCCCTCACTtttgttactgtttttttttttttcaatttcatctAGGCTTTGGAGCATTTGACTATGAGGTAGGAAAATGTGAGTCTATTTTGTAGACCAAAGTTATTCACATTGAATCGCGCCCCACCCCAAGTTTTGGGTTATTATGGCTATGACTCAGTTCACCAAGGTACAAACAAAATTCATTTAAACCAGCATTCTTTTCCTCTCTATCTTAAAAGAGCTCAGTTTTCCTGTGGGCAACTGGTAATCCCAATAGCCAGTTTGCCTTTGTACAACAATGAATTGaacaaaatgtcaaaataaGGCTCAGATGCATCTCTTATAACTTTACTTCTTGCTAACTACAGAATTACGAGTTGTTAGTTTTCTTTCatgagattgttttttttttatttttctcaagcACCTTTGAAACTCATCATATATGATATTGAACTGTTTCTGTCAAAGCTGCTTCCCTGGTGTGACTGTTTGTTTCCTTTGCTATGAAGCGATAAAACAAGCATCACAAGACAAATTGTGTAAACCTTCCTGCAAGTAGTTGGTGCTGTGTCATGTTATTTAGGTTTGCTCTGTTAAGCCGACATCCCCCTTTTGCTTGAGTCAAATGAATGAAACAATCCCAGCAATAAGCATCTGTTGTCGCAAGAGATGTCTCCTGGTAGTCTTTCATATGATGCACTTTGTTTGAACTTGTTCCCACAGACACCGCTGGCATTACAACAAGTTTAGTGCGTACAATGTCATCTCCAAATTCTCTGAAAGAGTTTATTTAATACACTTTATTGCTCTTAAAACATGAGAGAAGTTTGCACACAGACAGAAGACCACAGTGAAGACAAGATTATTGACAGTAAATAAAGACAGGAATGAAAGAAGTGcacaaaaataaacaatgaaTCAAGTCATGATGGGCTCATTGTGTGAATGAAACAGACTAATCTACAGTTTACCAAAGCAACAGGACCAATGACAAGCACATAAGATGTTGATTGAAATGTTCAAGTGCTGATTGAGTGGATATTGTCCGattgttttgtttataaaaataaacatgtcCCATGCTTTATACTCATAATATATTCTTCAAAATATATGTTTTACTATTAGTTTCTATGTTACATTACTATTATAAATAATGACCTCACAGACATGTTTTCTCCTATTTACAAAATAGTGACGGGCTCTGAATTTGTCTTAATGTCACAGGTTTAAAAGTGTTTCTTATTccctcacatgttttattatgTTATTTACATCCGCAGTGTAAAAGTATACATTTCCATATCGTATACCATTTGCAAAACATCAATACACATCCACCATACCCTTTCATTTTGACCCGTTTATCCCACTTTCAAAATCTGTAAAGTATCATCACGTCCAATGCCAGTGTGGTTGTCCCTTAAAGTCTCAGGGGAAATCATGCAGCACACTGAGGGAGAAAACACCGCGTAATGGTTCTGGAGAGGCCACATTAGCGGCAGAGGAAACACTGTTAAAAGAGAGGACTTGTAAACACACCGCAAGTGTGTTCTGAAACCAAGATGAAAGTGCAACAAAGCTGAAGGTAAAACTGAAGTGTTGCTTTCGCTCATGATTAAGCACACTGTAAGGGTGATGCTTTTTGTCAAATTCTGAAcatttctgatttatttgtaaCTACAGAACACTGCATGTTTCAGTGTCCTAACTATAATATTTACTATAAGATGATTATATAACTTCAGGAGGGGAGAATTTAGCATGTTAAATAGtactttaaaaacatttgagtTAAGTTCAATTTTAGCACGACACTTCTGTATTTGTCAAATTACTCcaaaacttttttatttcaagagATAGTAGATTGCTCTTCCTGCCTTTAACATTGTTGCAGAACAGTTGTCACTGTTAATTTGGTTTCATAGCACTTTCTTTTGATAGTATATCCGGCATACATTATAGGCCAACACAACTATAAaacctcagatttttttttctggaataaCAAGTGGGTGAGACACAAAGAATTTCAGACAGGAAATGATGTGTTAGTTTTATTAAAATACATAGAAAACTACTTTGTGGGTTTCTTAAATATTTGCTAGATTGCACATTGTGTAACAGCACAtagaaagcatttttttttattttgtatctgaAAACCTGAATAAAAACATAGGAATATTTTGAAATGGGCCAACGTCAGCTTTTAGAAGATGAATTATGAAAGAGTGGtgttgttttcagcagcaggatgaatcgaaaaacacagaataaaacattaaaaggtACATTTAGGCTTCAGAACTAATGTCAGAGGTTGTGCAAAATCCTAGTTACAAGCTTACTCGTTTGCTAGTAGAAGTCTACTGTATATTTAAAACTATGATTCACAACCAGTGAGATGTAAGTGAGCCATGGATTTGTGGAGGTGTAAAATACACTCTGTTATTGATTATATTGTGGGCATGTCTTCTTTGCAGTTGAGTGAGGTAATAACACTCTTTACTGTACATTGGATACGACTGTCAATTGAGCTTCTGCTACATTGTCTGCCCTGAGCAGGTGATTTTCTACCTGCACTCTTGTAAATGAGAGAGTGGAGCTCTGTCAGTCAGTATTGTTACGTATGCCGTACTTGTGTTTCAGTGCTTTTCATTTTCCAACTTTGTCACTTACATTTTGACTGATGTAACAGTATGTCAGGCACTGCCATCACAGCCAACATAGATCAGTTTTGAGTTACAACAGTTAGCAAAttccacaaacaaacacatcacCATCTAACCAACCGACCCTTTGGACTATGCAGTTTACAGAAGTCGCTACTTAACAAGATCTCCTTAATTATTTTGTccaaaacatacatttatatctGATTTGTTATAATTTTTATGGTTCTCTCAACTCAATacatttcaaatatatttttcaccTGTTTTCTTCACAAAACTTCATATTATTTGCTAAGTAGACACAACTCAAATATATATTACATATAAAATATTATACTataatgatttatttatattatgtATATTGATATGAGGTGATTAGCCCTGTATTACCCAGTCTGTTATAGGGTTCTTATTCCATTGTGCATCCGTTTGGcatatctttatttttctaaacAAGGCTACCTCAGGGCCTGTAAACATGGGATGAAACAGTTGCATTGCAATTTTTACTGAGGATGATTCATTGCACATTTTGTAAAAATtgtaaacaataaataaataatgaatttGGATAGTGTAGCCACCCACATTCTGGACTGTTCTGATTACATTCCTGCCAGACCTTTTCTTACTGGGCAGGCAGAGTTTTGATGGGTCGTGTGAGTGAGCTCATGTTATTGGTGTTGGTGGAAATTTGAGGGCTCACTGTCTTTGTTGGCAAACTGCTGGAGTGCCCCATGGACTCCTCTGCTGCACGCAGAAGTAAAGTGTAGTTGATGGCTACCTCCTCAACTTTTCTCAATAGCTGCAGCCTTTGGGTTTCTGAACGAACCCCCCGGATCAATTGAATGAAGGTCTGGGTTAGTTCACACAACACTTGGAAGCTGGCTGAGACAACAGCAAGCATACGTGTTGGGCTTTTTTCAACACTTGCCACTCTCCGACACGATGCTCTGAACTCTTTAAAGCGCACTGCCAGCTCCTGTTTGTACTCTGTAATCCGTGAGGGCTGAAGACGAGTCTCACCCTCAGCTTGTGGGCTGTTAGCACATTGTCGCAGGATAGCTAGCAACTCATTAGCATCCAGCTGGGCATTTAGAAAACCATCAGGCAAGCTGAACGTTTTCCCCTGGAGAGCCTGTACCCGTGCAAGGCTTCCTTCCAGTGTACCACAGGATCTCAGGTCTATGTCCTGTGTTTGTGGTTCCTCCTCTTCTACCTCTTCTTCTTCCCCACTGCAGTCCTCTGCATTAAGAACCTGGAGTGTTTTGCTTACAACAGGAAAAGTATGCGCGTCCACCTCCATACCTGGGAGGACCTGAAGGGGTATGGAGTATGAGAGTTCCTCTTTCTCACTGCTTTCATCTGCAGCCTCACACTTTCTGTAACAGAAACAAAATGAGCAGCATTTGTCTTTGTCATCGATGTCTTCACTCGGCAGGCTCAGCAGGACTTCCCCAGTTCCTTCTTTGCTTTCACGCAGTAGTTCCTCCCCCTGAATGAAAAACACACCCTTTTTCCCTTTCCCGTCTGCCTGATGAGACTGAGTGTGGACTGGTTCTACTGGGGTGGGGAGCCTAAGTCCTGTGGCCCTCACTCTTTCCATCTCCTTCTCCAGACTTTTGGTTTTCGGTTTCACCTCAGCATACACTGGTGTGCTAGTGTTGTTATCCAGCTCCCCAATGCTGTATCGTCTCTGGAGCTTCTTATATTGAGGAGCTCCCATGCAATCGGTTTGAGAAGTACACGTGGGCAAGCAGGAGCCCTGGTCTCCCCTTGGCTCTCTCGACTCAAGGCTTGTTGATCGTATTCGTGTTGTCTTGATCTCCAAGGTCTGAGGTCTCCTTGTGGCACTTTGAGCATGAGGGACTTTGGAGACTGCCGGAGGGGTCTTTGCAATGgttctctctcttcctctgttttgtatttcttttgtgGTGCCAACTGGGGTGTCAGGTAGTCGCATTCCCCTACACATTCGCTTACAGTCACAGCTACGTCGCTGCTCCCTGGAGATCCCAGGGGCCTTAAGGACAGGACTAGTGCGGAGTTGGCAGGCACAAGGAGTCCCTGAGGGCACAGGTGAGGAACCTTGGGGCAAAAATTCTCCCTGCGATGTCTTGGGTTTCAGCAGCTCCTCCAAGAACTCAAGCTCATACTGGCGAACTTTCTGCAACTGAGCCCTTcgttcatctgtttcttttcgCATTCGGGCTGGAAACGTTGCTGAAAGAAGGTTTTTAAAGCTCAAGAAGGGGGCACTGCGCTGGGACTTGCCTTTACCTGTGCTGTACTTTTTTGAGTCTCTGGCTGGGAGAGTGGAGACTTTATCTACAGAGGGGCATGTAGTTGTTAGATCATCTAAAATAGGTAAGGATTTCACGTGACATTTTTGTGACTCGAGGTGGGATTTGCTCTGGTTACCATCAGTCTTGCTTTCAGCTGTTTCCTTTCTCTCTACTTTTACAGGCAAACGAGGAGAGAACTTAGTTTGTATTTGTGGGCTTGGTTTTGCCAAACAAGGATCTGCTCCTACTTTTCCTGCATTTTCTTTGCCTTCTTTGCTGTTTGCCAACTGCAGACCTTTGGCTCGAAGGCGCTCATCATCTGTGGGGGAGGAGGATTGAAACACCACTATCTTCTGAACCTGTGGATCTTTTAGTCTTAGTTGAGGTGCAGGATCCTGTTTCACCGGACATGTGCAGAAGAGATCATCAACTGGCACAAGTTCTGTAGAGCTTGAAGGCTTCATGGTCTCACTAGAGGCAGTCTTGGCATCTTGGCACATATTAGTGGGAGAAATCTTGGCAGAAGAAGTTCGAACCACAGGCAAGATGATAGGTAAGGCTTTGTTTATAGGATCTGTATTAAGAGTTGCTGCTGTCTTCTCCTTTATACCATCGGGGAGATTTTGAGTTTTCATTTCTCCTGAAGCATTTGATAATTTTTGATCTGTACTGACAGATGTCAGTGAAGCATCAGACACTTTAACTTTTTCAGGTGGTTTTGAAGGGGGGTCAAAGGTGTTTGCTTTGGCAGACTCAGAGATCGCTTTTAATTCTGCTTTTTGTTTCATGTTGGTAATGTCTTGATTACTCCCTTGCTCTGTTACAACGCTGACTATCGCTGAATCTTGGCTGGGGCTAACTTTAAAGGGAACAGTCTTGCTAAGAATTACTTGCTTGGGTGGACAGCCAGCACGTATTTGACCCAGAGAGAAGGCCCCAGTCCCTATGGTCTTTGCTGTGCAGCCAGGGATAGCCAGGGGGAAGTCACGGCGACAAAGAATACGCTCCTTGTTGATATGGTGAGCCAACAGGTAGGCTTGGTTTTGGTTTTGCTTCATTGCTGACACCATCTCTGAGACATCTGTCAATTCAGAGGAATTGGTCTCATGACCTGAATCCAGTGATGACTCTGGTGTAATGGCAGCTAAGACAATCAGCCCTGAGAAAAAGAACAACATAGTCCACTGTTAGTAtaatcaagaaaaaacaaatggtAATGCAGAAATGTATTGATTGTGACTGCAATTAGCATAAATCATTTGGGAATAGTTTTCATGTAAGTTTTACAATATCAGTCATTCAGGTTCAAATTCTTAGGCCCCTCTCCAGACTGATTCATGCACTAGTAGCATTGCTTTACTTGACACCGCAGAGTATTGCAGCTTTGGCATGCAAATTTATGTTTGAAAACGTTTGAGAAATTTGCAAAGATGAGCCATTTTCTGACTTTTGCATAAATCAATCAAAATTCAATAAATAatttgggtttaaaaaaaaaaaaagcatttgatttTACCTGCAGTATTTCAGTAAACATGGTCAATAAAAATTTCAGTTGCATTATACTGTTATTTTTGTTTGGGACCTTAATTATAGTATAGCTTGCCATTtcactatacacacacacacacacacacacacacacacatatttatatatacatatatgcatatatatttgctttaagaataagaaaaatatgAATGTGCAATACATCAGTAGTACTATTTATTATCAATATAATTTTGCTgattagaaaaatactttagttAATACTGTTAGTGTTGGTAATTTTCTGAGTAAGATGTGAGCAGTGGCCTGACTAAGGCTGTTGACCTGCTGTCTGTGTTGGTTGTTGAGGGTGATGTGGGTAGTCCTCAGAGGCTGCCAAAGCCTCAAGTGCCTGTAAGGTGGAGACCAGAGCGTCATCAAGCTCCTGGGCATGATCTCTGACTGTTCTTGTGGCCACATTATCAATCAGTGTAACAGGCACATCTTCCTTGGCTTGGGCCAGCTTCCCAGAAGCAACACCAATACTGGCACTGGTTCTAGCCTTCCTGCCTCTCTTTGGATCGTCCTCATCAGAACTATTGTCCCTGAAGCCAGGTGGTGGGGCAGCAATAGCAGGTGGTGGTGGTTGCAGCTTTTCTTCTTTCccttccacctcctcctcctcctcttcttcattcCCAGGGGGTGGGAGGGCCATGAGGTCAACAGCATCTCCATCTCGGGAGGCACAAGCACTGGAGCAGTGCTTCCCCGAACTCCCACTGCAGTTACCTGCTGTCGACAGACCCTCTGCCCTAAGCCTGGCTTTGCAGGAGTCACAGAAGTAACGTGTGGCTTTCTGCGGTTGACCCATTGTTTGAGCTCTGACTCGAAATCCCACTTTCTCCACTGCTGGGCTCTCTAAAACTCCAGCTATTTCCTCTGTACTCCCCTGCGTGGGATCGGACTTGGTGCGGGGACGGCCAGGGGTCTCCTGGGAAATAAAGTTCTCATTGATGTCGAGTTCAGCCTCAGCATGTGTTTGCAGCTCTTGAAATTGCTGTTGCTCTTGAAGGTGAACATGACACAGGCCTAGATGCTGAGGCTCTGCAGGAACTAGGGCTCTTGAACATCCTGACTCCCTGTGTGAGCTTTCCCTCTCGTCCCCTCGCCGTCCTCCACTTTGCAATCCAGTTGCCCCAGAGCGTGGGTGGGGATGGTGGGAGCTTCTGTAATCTAAGGATAGAATTGTCAAAGCAGTGGATAGTTTGAGGTGTTAAGAACTACTGGGGATATAGAAGATCCAGATGGACAAGCAGAGGCGACAGCTGGTGGTCAGATGGGGATTATTTATTTCAAAAATGGATGTTGAAAGCTGAAGTTTGTCTGAAGTTAGAGGGTTAGATACGGGTGGAATGTGATGATGTGATGATACAATCCCTCTTTAGTGTTGACTACAAATTGATGCAACAGATGGCAAAGGATCTGTTCATGTTTGGCAGTAATAGTTCATAATTACAGCAAAAGCACAGTTCACTTTACAAATTCATAATGTTAGTCTGtcttgagaaaa
Above is a genomic segment from Odontesthes bonariensis isolate fOdoBon6 chromosome 13, fOdoBon6.hap1, whole genome shotgun sequence containing:
- the prps1b gene encoding ribose-phosphate pyrophosphokinase 1 isoform X1; the encoded protein is MPNIKIFSGSSHPDLSQKIADRLGLELGKVVTKKFSNQETCVEIGESVRGEDVYIVQSGCGEINDNLMELLIMINACKIASASRVTAVIPCFPYARQDKKDKVGSRAPISAKLVANMLSVSGADHIITMDLHASQIQGFFDIPVDNLYAEPAVLKWIKENIPEWKNCTIVSPDAGGAKRVTSIADRLNVDFALIHKERKKANEVDRMVLVGDVTDRVAILVDDMADTCGTICHAADKLISAGATKVYAILTHGIFSGPAISRINNACFEAVVVTNTIPQEEKMKHCSKIQVIDISMILAEAIRRTHNGESVSYLFSHVPL
- the prps1b gene encoding ribose-phosphate pyrophosphokinase 1 isoform X2, producing the protein MPNIKIFSGSSHPDLSQKIADRLGLELGKVVTKKFSNQETCVEIGESVRGEDVYIVQSGCGEINDNLMELLIMINACKIASASRVTAVIPCFPYARQDKKDKSRAPISAKLVANMLSVSGADHIITMDLHASQIQGFFDIPVDNLYAEPAVLKWIKENIPEWKNCTIVSPDAGGAKRVTSIADRLNVDFALIHKERKKANEVDRMVLVGDVTDRVAILVDDMADTCGTICHAADKLISAGATKVYAILTHGIFSGPAISRINNACFEAVVVTNTIPQEEKMKHCSKIQVIDISMILAEAIRRTHNGESVSYLFSHVPL